In Sporichthya polymorpha DSM 43042, a genomic segment contains:
- a CDS encoding phosphatase PAP2 family protein: MRARRVAIGTGVAFGVIAVLVRTEFSPLLELDSDITRSAVDLARDHEAYRDAMKTATWLLHSQLVLLYAALVAIGLAVARRPVAAVWLGAVVGVGTAINPGLKALFDRERPVVPDPVETFHGLSFPSGHAASAGLICAALAVVFWPRPGPVGHAALVTGVVVIPLLSGWTRLTLGGHFLSDVVAGVLWTVAWVAAWQPALPALERRVAARNVHAPSSG, from the coding sequence GTGCGCGCGCGACGGGTGGCAATCGGAACCGGCGTTGCCTTCGGGGTCATTGCGGTACTGGTTCGTACTGAGTTCTCGCCGCTGCTGGAACTCGATTCGGACATCACCCGATCGGCCGTCGACCTCGCCCGCGACCACGAGGCCTACCGCGACGCCATGAAGACCGCGACGTGGTTGCTGCACTCCCAACTGGTGCTGCTCTACGCCGCGCTGGTCGCGATCGGGCTCGCCGTCGCGCGCCGCCCGGTCGCCGCGGTGTGGCTGGGCGCGGTCGTCGGCGTCGGGACCGCGATCAACCCCGGACTCAAGGCGCTGTTCGACCGGGAGCGCCCGGTCGTCCCCGACCCCGTCGAGACGTTTCACGGCCTGAGCTTCCCGTCCGGCCACGCCGCGAGCGCGGGTTTGATCTGCGCCGCCCTCGCCGTCGTGTTCTGGCCTCGGCCAGGCCCGGTCGGCCACGCCGCGCTGGTGACCGGCGTCGTCGTGATCCCGCTGCTCTCCGGCTGGACCCGCCTCACGCTCGGCGGCCACTTCCTGTCCGACGTCGTCGCCGGCGTGCTGTGGACCGTCGCCTGGGTCGCTGCGTGGCAGCCCGCCCTCCCCGCCCTCGAACGCCGCGTCGCGGCGCGGAACGTTCACGCCCCGTCGTCCGGGTAG
- a CDS encoding TetR/AcrR family transcriptional regulator has protein sequence MTSQLRQDPETRTASILAVAQELLREVGYENFLPAEVARRCGISEGLVYRYFPTKRSLLTRVAEDWFAEILSLEPELASVEGPRARLRYVIAYSLGVVRKEPKLTRFVYLELRPSSDYRETRAYELNRRFTGILQQVVREGVAAGHFRPDVDPHLLRDFVFGAIEYQSWGYLRGENAPSVEETADAIADLVYRAIAV, from the coding sequence GTGACTTCTCAGCTGAGGCAGGACCCGGAGACGCGCACGGCCTCGATCCTGGCCGTCGCGCAAGAGCTGTTGCGCGAGGTCGGGTACGAGAACTTCCTGCCGGCCGAGGTCGCGCGTCGCTGCGGAATTTCCGAGGGCCTCGTCTACCGCTACTTCCCGACCAAGCGGTCGCTGCTGACGCGCGTCGCCGAGGACTGGTTCGCCGAGATCCTGTCGCTGGAACCGGAGCTCGCGAGCGTCGAGGGGCCCCGTGCCCGGCTGCGGTACGTCATCGCCTACTCCCTCGGCGTCGTGCGCAAGGAGCCGAAGCTGACGCGCTTCGTCTACCTGGAACTGCGGCCGTCCTCGGACTACCGCGAGACCCGCGCCTACGAACTGAACCGCCGGTTCACGGGCATCCTCCAGCAGGTCGTGCGCGAGGGCGTCGCCGCCGGGCACTTCCGTCCCGACGTCGACCCGCACCTGCTCCGCGACTTCGTGTTCGGCGCGATCGAGTACCAGTCCTGGGGATACCTGCGCGGCGAGAACGCCCCGTCGGTCGAGGAGACCGCGGACGCGATCGCCGATCTCGTCTACCGCGCCATCGCGGTCTGA
- a CDS encoding acetyl-CoA C-acetyltransferase: MPEAVIVATARSPIGRAFKGSLKDIRPDDLTAQMISAAMAKVPQLSYDDVDDLMLGCGLPGGEQGFNMARVVAVLLGQDQLAGTTITRYCSSSLQTTRMAMHAIRAGEGDVFISAGVETVSRFVKGNSDSLPDTMNPLFDAAQQRTAKTAETGAAAWEDPRANGDVPDVYIAMGQTAENVALHANVSREDMDAFGVRSQNLAEKAIADGFFAREIVPVTLPDGTVVSSDDGPRAGVTLEAVRELKPVFRPDGRVTAANCCPLNDGAAAVIVMSDTKARELGITPLARVVATGVSGLSPEIMGLGPVEASKQALARAGMSISDIDLVEINEAFAAQVIPSARELGIDPFGDQLNVHGGAIAVGHPFGMTGARITATLLNGLQTRDKQFGLETMCVGGGMGMAMILERLS; this comes from the coding sequence ATGCCTGAGGCCGTCATCGTCGCCACCGCCCGCAGTCCGATCGGGCGCGCGTTCAAAGGGTCGCTGAAGGACATCCGTCCCGACGACCTCACCGCCCAGATGATCTCGGCCGCCATGGCCAAGGTCCCCCAGCTCTCCTACGACGACGTCGACGACCTGATGCTCGGGTGCGGCCTGCCCGGCGGCGAGCAGGGCTTCAACATGGCCCGCGTCGTGGCCGTGCTGCTCGGGCAGGACCAACTGGCGGGCACGACGATCACGCGGTACTGCTCGTCCTCGCTGCAGACGACCCGCATGGCGATGCACGCCATCCGCGCCGGTGAGGGCGACGTGTTCATCTCTGCGGGCGTGGAGACCGTGTCGCGGTTCGTCAAGGGCAACAGCGACTCGCTGCCGGACACGATGAACCCGCTCTTCGACGCGGCCCAGCAGCGGACCGCGAAGACCGCCGAGACCGGCGCCGCGGCGTGGGAAGACCCGCGCGCCAACGGCGACGTCCCCGACGTCTACATCGCGATGGGCCAGACCGCCGAGAACGTCGCCCTGCACGCGAACGTCTCCCGCGAGGACATGGACGCCTTCGGCGTGCGCTCGCAGAACCTCGCGGAGAAGGCGATCGCGGACGGGTTCTTCGCGCGCGAGATCGTGCCGGTCACGCTGCCCGACGGGACGGTCGTCTCCTCCGACGACGGCCCGCGCGCGGGCGTGACCCTGGAGGCCGTGCGTGAGCTCAAGCCGGTGTTCCGCCCCGACGGGCGCGTCACCGCCGCCAACTGCTGCCCGCTGAACGACGGCGCGGCCGCGGTGATCGTCATGTCCGACACCAAGGCCCGCGAGCTCGGGATCACCCCGCTCGCGCGCGTCGTCGCCACCGGTGTCTCCGGGCTGTCGCCGGAGATCATGGGCCTCGGCCCGGTGGAGGCGTCCAAGCAGGCCCTCGCCCGCGCGGGGATGTCGATCTCGGACATCGACCTCGTGGAGATCAACGAGGCCTTCGCCGCGCAGGTGATCCCCTCCGCGCGCGAACTCGGCATCGACCCGTTCGGTGACCAGCTCAACGTGCACGGCGGCGCCATTGCCGTCGGGCATCCCTTCGGTATGACCGGTGCCCGCATCACCGCCACGCTGCTCAACGGCCTCCAGACCCGCGACAAGCAGTTCGGGCTGGAGACCATGTGCGTCGGCGGCGGCATGGGCATGGCAATGATTCTCGAGAGGCTCAGCTGA
- a CDS encoding DUF4267 domain-containing protein, with amino-acid sequence MAFPIPLTIAATRIGAGILTYAAPETAAKMFGIRDAENSSAYLARLFGSRDLVLGLALLSGNSAVRRNTLRLGLIVDSCDAVAGLIETKRGKLTPVGSAVLVGGAVAFAALGYTALRDAD; translated from the coding sequence ATGGCGTTCCCGATCCCCCTCACCATCGCCGCGACCCGCATCGGCGCCGGCATCCTCACCTACGCGGCGCCGGAGACCGCGGCGAAGATGTTCGGCATCCGGGACGCGGAGAACTCCTCGGCGTACCTCGCCCGCCTGTTCGGCAGCCGCGACCTCGTCCTCGGGCTCGCCCTGCTCTCCGGCAACTCCGCGGTCCGCCGCAACACGCTCCGCCTCGGGCTGATCGTCGACAGCTGCGACGCCGTCGCCGGCCTGATCGAGACCAAGCGCGGCAAGCTCACCCCCGTCGGCTCCGCCGTCCTCGTCGGTGGCGCCGTCGCCTTCGCCGCCCTCGGCTACACCGCCCTCCGCGACGCCGACTGA
- a CDS encoding MmcQ/YjbR family DNA-binding protein: MASAEDVRAIALGLPHVVEIPSDGFDFRVANKGFVWSYPESVPGKRRVIRDDIAVLYVGDEAEKQALLLGEPELFFTTPGYDGWPLVMLRLPKVGKRRLTELVTDAWRMRAPEELLAEAE, encoded by the coding sequence GTGGCGAGCGCGGAGGATGTGCGGGCGATCGCGCTGGGGCTTCCGCACGTGGTGGAGATCCCGAGCGACGGGTTCGACTTCCGGGTCGCGAACAAGGGGTTCGTCTGGTCGTACCCGGAGAGCGTGCCGGGGAAGCGACGCGTGATCCGTGACGACATCGCGGTGCTCTACGTCGGCGACGAGGCCGAGAAGCAGGCCCTGCTGCTCGGCGAGCCCGAGCTGTTCTTCACCACGCCCGGCTACGACGGGTGGCCGCTGGTCATGCTCCGGCTGCCCAAGGTCGGCAAGCGCCGGCTGACCGAACTCGTCACCGACGCCTGGCGCATGCGCGCGCCGGAGGAACTGCTCGCCGAGGCGGAGTGA
- a CDS encoding enoyl-CoA hydratase-related protein: protein MTADGTPGPELLVARDGGVATLTLNRPDVLNALSVELAEALAAELTAVGKDPEVRAVVVTGAGRGFCPGADVGGEIPTAETGPPDYRTRLLEAYNPVIAELRAMPKPVIAAVNGVAAGIGMSVALACDLILAAQSAKFVSAFSGVALSPDGGLVAHCAARIGITRTAQLIYLGERVSAELALEWGLINAVHPDGEVLSAAQALAAQLAAGPTIAHAGAKEQFNAVVSDLAARLAREADLQQRNAETEDHIEGVTAFQEKRAPNFRGR, encoded by the coding sequence GTGACTGCCGACGGAACTCCAGGACCCGAACTCCTCGTCGCTCGCGACGGCGGTGTGGCGACGCTCACGCTGAACCGCCCGGACGTTCTGAACGCCCTCTCGGTCGAGCTCGCCGAGGCGCTCGCGGCGGAGCTGACCGCCGTCGGCAAGGACCCCGAGGTCCGCGCGGTCGTCGTCACCGGTGCCGGGCGCGGCTTCTGCCCCGGGGCGGACGTCGGCGGCGAGATCCCGACGGCGGAGACCGGTCCCCCGGACTACCGGACCCGGCTGCTGGAGGCCTACAACCCGGTCATCGCCGAGCTGCGCGCTATGCCGAAGCCCGTGATCGCGGCCGTCAACGGCGTCGCCGCGGGCATCGGCATGAGCGTCGCGCTCGCGTGCGACCTGATCCTCGCGGCGCAGTCCGCGAAGTTCGTCAGCGCCTTCTCCGGCGTCGCCCTGAGCCCGGACGGTGGCCTCGTCGCCCACTGCGCCGCGCGTATCGGCATCACCCGCACCGCGCAGCTCATCTACCTGGGGGAGCGGGTGTCGGCGGAGCTGGCGCTGGAATGGGGCCTGATCAACGCCGTCCACCCGGACGGCGAGGTGCTGTCCGCGGCGCAGGCGCTGGCGGCGCAGCTCGCCGCCGGCCCGACGATCGCGCACGCCGGCGCCAAGGAGCAGTTCAACGCGGTCGTCTCCGACCTCGCGGCCCGGCTCGCGCGCGAGGCCGACCTGCAGCAGCGCAACGCCGAGACCGAGGACCACATCGAGGGCGTCACGGCATTCCAGGAGAAGCGAGCCCCGAACTTCCGCGGTCGCTGA
- a CDS encoding GNAT family N-acetyltransferase, which produces MLRPATPADTDAVVALAHAEEVAWFGTAESSHEEIAHYLRFSGGVESGVVVDDGRVRAFALVTSTNEAVVILDHTDPAPPLDVVYPWVRERGARHIELQPRDTDRIAWLTADGWTHTRSVFDLTMPGDAPLAEPVWPDGVALRPYDRGPDDAAVHHLIYVEADYASVPGHYDRPLEMWQQMHTAENTRGWVAHRDGRPVGWIVGRVQDDGHGWVHQLAVATSERRNGLGRALLLHSFAGLVAEGAADLGLTVQASNDRAIGLYRSVGLTVQKEWLVYTR; this is translated from the coding sequence GTGCTGCGCCCCGCCACCCCCGCCGACACCGACGCTGTCGTCGCCCTCGCCCACGCCGAGGAGGTCGCGTGGTTCGGGACGGCCGAGAGCAGCCACGAGGAGATCGCGCACTACCTGCGCTTCAGCGGTGGGGTGGAGTCCGGGGTCGTCGTCGACGACGGCCGGGTGCGGGCGTTCGCGCTCGTCACCTCGACGAACGAGGCGGTGGTGATTCTCGACCACACGGACCCCGCGCCGCCCCTCGACGTCGTCTACCCCTGGGTGCGTGAGCGCGGGGCGCGGCACATCGAACTCCAGCCCCGCGACACCGACCGCATCGCCTGGCTCACCGCCGACGGGTGGACCCACACCCGTTCGGTGTTCGACCTGACGATGCCGGGCGACGCGCCACTGGCCGAGCCGGTCTGGCCGGACGGCGTCGCGCTGCGGCCGTACGACCGCGGGCCTGACGACGCCGCGGTGCACCACCTCATCTACGTCGAGGCCGACTACGCCTCGGTCCCCGGGCACTACGACCGCCCGCTGGAGATGTGGCAGCAGATGCACACCGCGGAGAACACCCGCGGCTGGGTCGCGCACCGCGACGGGCGCCCCGTCGGTTGGATCGTCGGGCGCGTCCAGGACGACGGGCACGGCTGGGTCCACCAGCTCGCCGTCGCGACGTCGGAACGGCGCAACGGCCTCGGCCGCGCGTTGCTGCTGCACTCCTTCGCCGGGCTCGTCGCCGAGGGCGCCGCCGATCTCGGGCTCACCGTCCAGGCGTCGAACGACCGGGCGATCGGGCTGTACCGCTCCGTCGGTCTGACGGTGCAGAAGGAGTGGCTGGTCTACACCCGGTGA
- a CDS encoding nitroreductase/quinone reductase family protein, protein MDVWNQQVIAEFRANGGAVGGPLANVPVVLLHNVGAKSGEVRVNPLAYQQLDHGYAVFGSVGGGPNNPAWFHNVQANPKVTLEFGDRIEEAIARVATGDERTRIWEKQKIDQPQFAEYEQRTTRQIPVVILEP, encoded by the coding sequence ATCGACGTCTGGAACCAGCAGGTCATCGCCGAGTTCCGGGCGAACGGCGGGGCGGTCGGGGGCCCGCTCGCGAACGTCCCGGTCGTCCTGCTCCACAACGTCGGGGCGAAGTCCGGAGAGGTGCGGGTGAACCCGCTCGCCTACCAGCAGCTCGACCACGGGTACGCGGTGTTCGGCTCCGTGGGCGGCGGGCCGAACAACCCCGCGTGGTTCCACAACGTCCAGGCCAACCCCAAGGTGACCCTGGAGTTCGGCGACCGGATCGAGGAGGCGATCGCCCGCGTCGCGACCGGCGACGAGCGCACCCGGATCTGGGAGAAGCAGAAGATCGACCAGCCCCAGTTCGCCGAGTACGAGCAGCGGACGACCCGTCAGATCCCTGTGGTCATCCTGGAACCCTAG
- a CDS encoding UBP-type zinc finger domain-containing protein, producing the protein MATCSHLDTIADVAPSDDGCHECLQEGGRWVHLRMCQQCGHVGCCDNSPGKHATGHWHGSGHPLIRSFEPGEDWFWCYPEDMGFLLPGAAPAPSHT; encoded by the coding sequence ATGGCGACGTGCTCCCACCTCGACACCATCGCCGACGTCGCGCCCAGTGACGACGGCTGCCACGAGTGCCTCCAGGAGGGTGGCCGCTGGGTCCATCTGCGGATGTGTCAGCAGTGCGGCCACGTCGGCTGCTGCGACAACTCACCCGGCAAACACGCTACCGGTCACTGGCACGGCAGCGGCCACCCGCTGATCCGCTCCTTCGAGCCCGGCGAGGACTGGTTCTGGTGCTACCCCGAGGACATGGGCTTCCTGCTCCCCGGCGCCGCCCCAGCCCCGTCGCACACCTAG
- a CDS encoding helix-turn-helix domain-containing protein, which produces MLLLLALVVFLLFAGLGFFAHVLWLGLIASVLLLVLHMWREGLTRETPTSRFNVRLVAALRGFLDDLLTSRARQRAARVRETADAGTRTPAPAGTPTLPPGDDLDAEIQDAEIVEDETEATVAKRRANRWRAMTPAKIAQAQEMADAGATQKQIARKLGVSRSTVSRHLAGRS; this is translated from the coding sequence GTGTTGCTGCTGCTGGCGCTGGTGGTGTTCCTGCTCTTCGCCGGGCTGGGGTTCTTCGCCCACGTGCTCTGGCTCGGGCTGATCGCGTCCGTGCTCCTGCTGGTGTTGCACATGTGGCGTGAGGGGCTGACGCGGGAGACCCCGACGTCGAGGTTCAACGTCCGGCTCGTCGCCGCCCTCCGCGGGTTCCTCGACGACCTCCTGACCTCCCGGGCCCGGCAGCGTGCGGCCCGCGTCCGCGAGACCGCCGACGCCGGGACGCGCACCCCGGCCCCCGCCGGCACCCCGACGCTCCCGCCCGGGGACGACCTCGACGCCGAGATTCAGGACGCGGAAATCGTCGAGGACGAGACCGAGGCCACCGTCGCCAAGCGCCGCGCCAACCGCTGGCGCGCCATGACGCCGGCGAAGATCGCGCAGGCGCAGGAGATGGCCGACGCCGGCGCGACGCAGAAGCAGATCGCCCGCAAGCTCGGCGTCAGCCGCAGCACCGTCTCCCGGCACCTGGCGGGGCGGAGCTGA
- a CDS encoding lipocalin-like domain-containing protein, which yields MELVGTWTLEAFEMVAGDGTVTTPFGDAPIGRIQYAADGTMSAMLGSPERPPLGTRAGEADDAQWAAIAKHFVAYAGAWTREGDVVRHEVAVALIPDWIGTTLERTIGERDGRLTLTVEPRVPGGRSQRLVWARI from the coding sequence ATGGAACTGGTCGGGACGTGGACGCTCGAGGCGTTCGAGATGGTGGCCGGCGACGGCACAGTGACGACGCCGTTCGGGGACGCGCCGATCGGGCGCATCCAGTACGCCGCGGACGGGACGATGTCCGCGATGCTCGGCTCCCCGGAACGCCCGCCGCTCGGCACCCGGGCCGGCGAGGCCGACGACGCGCAGTGGGCCGCGATCGCGAAGCACTTCGTCGCCTACGCCGGCGCCTGGACGCGGGAGGGCGACGTCGTCCGTCACGAGGTCGCGGTCGCCCTGATCCCGGACTGGATCGGCACCACCCTCGAGCGCACGATCGGCGAGCGGGACGGCCGCCTGACCCTCACCGTCGAGCCGCGGGTCCCCGGCGGCCGCTCCCAGCGGCTGGTGTGGGCCCGGATCTAG
- a CDS encoding LmeA family phospholipid-binding protein translates to MSWSRRRKIATWSSVGVFAGALGLFGLDRGAEVVVERMVASRVQDCLQTPDKPDVEISGFPLLPDLVRGRLDGMRMTAHDANAEGVRVADLSVEASGVERKGAGGEMDSLRGSGLVTFEAMSEQAMGMTISDGGDGRLKITGGIGIFSGSATTTPRIENGELVLQPGSISTPLFGDMDFSDFPEIRIPLRELPTGVNVSLNPTDRGLEFTFDGTDVKLPDDPCKVS, encoded by the coding sequence ATGAGTTGGTCACGTCGTCGCAAGATCGCCACCTGGTCGTCGGTGGGTGTGTTCGCCGGTGCGCTCGGCCTGTTCGGGCTCGACCGCGGCGCCGAGGTCGTCGTCGAGCGCATGGTGGCGAGCCGGGTCCAGGACTGCCTGCAGACCCCCGACAAGCCCGACGTCGAGATCTCCGGATTCCCGCTGCTTCCCGACCTCGTCCGCGGCCGGCTGGACGGCATGCGGATGACCGCGCACGACGCCAACGCCGAGGGCGTCCGGGTCGCGGACCTGTCGGTCGAGGCCTCCGGGGTCGAGCGCAAGGGCGCCGGGGGAGAGATGGACTCCCTCCGCGGCTCCGGCCTCGTCACCTTCGAGGCGATGAGCGAGCAGGCGATGGGCATGACGATCTCCGACGGCGGCGACGGGCGCCTGAAGATCACCGGCGGCATCGGCATCTTCTCCGGCTCCGCGACGACCACCCCGCGCATCGAGAACGGCGAGCTCGTCCTGCAACCGGGTTCGATCTCGACCCCGCTGTTCGGCGACATGGACTTCTCCGACTTCCCGGAGATCCGCATCCCGCTGCGCGAGCTCCCGACCGGCGTGAATGTCTCGCTCAACCCCACCGACCGCGGCCTGGAGTTCACCTTCGACGGCACGGACGTGAAGCTCCCCGACGACCCCTGCAAGGTCTCCTGA
- a CDS encoding GMC oxidoreductase, with protein sequence MSVLSRRTFLAGAAGVGLAFAQAPSASAARILTTRESHRVVVIGSGFGGGIAALRLARAGVPVTVLERGIRWPAAPNVDTFPHTNPDLRSLDHRLSWLGSPTFLPIPLPQRRYTGLLERVQGDHMAIMCAAGVGGGSLVYQGMSLQPTAEVFHSTFPEELDYERLDRVHYPRVARMLHLATAPDELIDTPNYTAARVFASRARANGYAVSKVPMPIDWNYALAELRGEMKPSYTNGDCAMGVNNGGKYSVDVTYIKKAERTGRVQVLTLHQVTDVAQARDGRWEIHVERIDTEGRVQERKILTARTLIMAAGSANTTKLLMRAAHHGAIRDLPDKLGTNWGSNADRIYMWTDLQDRFGSPQGGPVIYASKAWDDPATANTVIQASLPPVPGNNRATMLVGYGVSSGRGRFVWDSRRDEAVLRWPKEADAGIQQHIHERVTNIAGGASFLLDTTGMDATTWHPLGGASMNEVCDLEGRVFGHRGLYVLDGALMPGTTAACNPSLTIAAVAERAMDHIVAKDVGTII encoded by the coding sequence ATGTCCGTCCTTTCCCGCCGAACCTTCCTCGCCGGTGCCGCCGGCGTGGGCCTGGCGTTCGCCCAGGCACCGTCCGCGTCCGCCGCGCGGATCCTCACCACCCGCGAGTCCCACCGTGTCGTCGTCATCGGGTCCGGCTTCGGGGGCGGGATCGCCGCCCTCCGCCTCGCCCGGGCCGGTGTCCCCGTCACCGTGCTCGAGCGCGGCATCCGCTGGCCAGCCGCTCCGAACGTCGACACCTTCCCGCACACCAACCCCGACCTCCGCAGCCTCGACCACCGCCTGTCCTGGCTCGGGTCGCCGACCTTCCTGCCGATCCCGCTGCCGCAGCGCCGGTACACCGGTCTACTCGAGCGGGTCCAGGGCGACCACATGGCGATCATGTGCGCGGCCGGCGTCGGCGGCGGGTCGCTGGTCTACCAGGGGATGAGCCTGCAGCCGACGGCCGAGGTCTTCCACTCGACGTTCCCCGAGGAGCTCGACTACGAGCGTCTCGACCGCGTCCACTACCCGCGGGTCGCGCGGATGCTCCACCTCGCGACGGCACCGGACGAGCTCATCGACACCCCGAACTACACCGCGGCCCGGGTCTTCGCCTCCCGCGCGCGGGCGAACGGCTACGCGGTCTCCAAGGTCCCGATGCCGATCGACTGGAACTACGCGCTCGCCGAGCTGCGCGGCGAGATGAAGCCGTCGTACACCAACGGCGACTGTGCGATGGGCGTCAACAACGGGGGCAAGTACTCCGTCGACGTCACGTACATCAAGAAGGCCGAGCGGACCGGCCGCGTGCAGGTGCTGACGCTGCATCAGGTCACCGACGTCGCGCAGGCGCGGGACGGCCGGTGGGAGATCCACGTCGAGCGGATCGACACCGAGGGCCGCGTCCAGGAGCGCAAGATCCTGACGGCGCGCACGCTGATCATGGCCGCCGGCAGCGCGAACACCACGAAGCTGCTGATGCGCGCGGCCCACCACGGCGCGATCCGCGACCTGCCGGACAAGCTCGGCACGAACTGGGGCTCGAATGCCGACCGCATCTACATGTGGACCGACCTGCAGGACCGGTTCGGCTCGCCCCAGGGCGGTCCCGTGATCTACGCCAGCAAGGCGTGGGACGACCCGGCGACGGCGAACACCGTCATCCAGGCCTCGCTCCCGCCGGTCCCTGGCAACAACCGCGCCACGATGCTCGTCGGCTACGGCGTCAGCAGCGGCCGCGGCCGGTTCGTGTGGGACTCCCGCCGGGACGAGGCGGTGCTGCGCTGGCCGAAGGAGGCCGACGCGGGGATCCAGCAGCACATCCACGAGCGCGTCACGAACATCGCCGGGGGCGCGTCGTTCCTCCTCGACACGACCGGGATGGACGCCACGACCTGGCACCCGCTCGGCGGCGCGTCGATGAACGAGGTGTGCGACCTGGAGGGCCGCGTGTTCGGCCACCGGGGCCTTTACGTCCTCGACGGGGCGCTGATGCCGGGCACGACCGCGGCCTGCAACCCCTCGCTCACGATCGCGGCGGTCGCCGAACGGGCGATGGACCACATCGTGGCCAAGGACGTCGGCACGATCATCTGA
- a CDS encoding TetR family transcriptional regulator: MSARERVLEAVEGLIAEGGLRAVNIASVAAAAGVSRQTVYAQFGTREEMIAESIAVMSSRALGEIIDRLESVEDPGDYAVELLVTGRAAFRETPALAVLLFPDTDNPIFDSEVLAGAVPFAEAFVGPLFERAPQLEERRADVVETLLRFGLSVLTLDSDLIRSDDDLRGYLSRVLRPALGLSSM, translated from the coding sequence GTGAGTGCACGGGAACGGGTTCTGGAAGCGGTTGAAGGCCTCATCGCCGAGGGCGGTCTGCGCGCCGTGAACATCGCGTCCGTGGCAGCAGCCGCGGGCGTGTCACGGCAGACGGTGTACGCGCAGTTCGGCACGCGCGAGGAGATGATCGCCGAGTCGATCGCGGTCATGAGCTCGCGGGCGCTCGGAGAGATCATCGATCGGCTGGAGTCGGTCGAGGACCCGGGCGACTACGCCGTCGAGCTGCTCGTCACCGGCCGGGCCGCCTTCCGGGAGACGCCGGCCCTGGCCGTGCTGCTCTTCCCGGACACGGACAACCCGATCTTCGACTCCGAGGTCCTCGCCGGGGCCGTTCCGTTCGCCGAGGCGTTCGTCGGCCCGCTGTTCGAGCGGGCGCCGCAGCTGGAGGAGCGGCGGGCCGACGTCGTGGAGACCCTGTTGCGCTTCGGGCTCTCCGTCCTGACCCTTGACAGCGACCTGATCCGCAGCGACGACGACCTCCGGGGCTACCTGAGCCGGGTCCTCCGCCCGGCCCTGGGCCTGTCGTCCATGTGA